TGGAAGATCTTTGATTGACTGAAATGCCTCAGTACCAGAATCATAAGTGTTGTCTCCTTCTTGCAAAAGTTCTTCATCAAAGTCAATTCCTGATTCTTGTAAAGCTCTTTTATATCCAGCTAGCTTTTTGGCACCATTTATAGGTTCGTTCTTAGGACCTGTTAAAAATGCAATACGGTTATGTCCTTTGTTAATTAAAAACATAACAGCATCAAAAGCTGCTTGTTCATAATCAATATTTACAGAAGGAATTTGATCACTTTCATCTATAGCGGCAGCTAATACAATTGGAACAGGTGAGCGATTAAACTCCTCTATATGATCTTTTGTAATTTCTCCACCCATAAATACAAGACCATCCACTTGTTTTCCTAACAAAGTATTAATGAGATGAAGCTCTTTCTCTAAATTTTGATCAGAATTACATAAAATTATATTATATTTATACATCGTTGCTATATCTTCAATTCCTCTTGCTAATTCAGAATACAACGTACTAGAGATATCAGGTATAATGACACCCACTGTTGTTGTTCGTTTACTAGCTAACCCTCTAGCAACAGCATTAGGCCGATAACCAAGCCTTTCAATAGCATCCAAAACTTTTTTCCGAGTCGTAGGTTTTACGTTCGGGTTGCCATTTACTACACGTGATACCGTAGCCATTGACACATTCGCTTCACGTGCAACATCATATATTGTTACATTCATTACGATCACTCCTCATTGTGACATTATTTACTTATAGTATGACCATATCACTTTTTTCTAGTGACATCCGCCTATTTCTATTAAAGAGGTTGTTCAAAAAGTTATGAAAAATTGCTGTTGAATAACTTTGTTGTCTCGCTATTCCACTCCTCCGACGCACAGGATGTGCTAGCACAGGCGTTAACCACAGGAAGTGGTTGTTCTTAGCCTGTAATCCTTCTGTACGTACACTGTGGTGCTTCGATGCCCAGGACGGGCTAGCGCAGGCGTTGCTCTCGCGACGTGACTGAACTTAGCCTGCGTTCCTTTAAGCAGTCGCCTCGTTCTTCTCGGCCCTTTTCCCCCTACTTTTTGAACACGCACTTAAAGAATATTTTTTAACTTTAATCGCTGAAAAATATATTAAGAAAGCGTGTGAAATTAGTCACCAATCGAC
This portion of the Bacillus carboniphilus genome encodes:
- the ccpA gene encoding catabolite control protein A — translated: MNVTIYDVAREANVSMATVSRVVNGNPNVKPTTRKKVLDAIERLGYRPNAVARGLASKRTTTVGVIIPDISSTLYSELARGIEDIATMYKYNIILCNSDQNLEKELHLINTLLGKQVDGLVFMGGEITKDHIEEFNRSPVPIVLAAAIDESDQIPSVNIDYEQAAFDAVMFLINKGHNRIAFLTGPKNEPINGAKKLAGYKRALQESGIDFDEELLQEGDNTYDSGTEAFQSIKDLPNRPTAIFVATDEMALGVIHGAQDSGYHVPTDIDVVGFDNTRLATMIRPTLTTVVQPTYDIGAVAMRLLTKLMNKETVENYSVVLPHRIEKRQSTK